DNA sequence from the Caulobacter segnis genome:
TCAAGATGCGCTTCCTTCGTCCCGCGACCGCCTTGGCGGCCGCGCTCCTGGTCCTGCGCGCCGCGCCGGTCCTGGCCGATCCCCTCGACACGGCCGACGCGCCGCCCGCGGCCTCCGCCGCTGGGTCGATCGAGACCCTGCCCGAGGGCGAGGGCCAAGGACCCGCCGCCGCGGCCGGCGGCCATGAGGCGGCCGGCTCCAACCAGGCCAACAACCCCCTACAGCCCAGCCTCATGCTGAGCGCCCAGGACTACTACGTGCCTTCGTTCTACGGGCTGCCCGACCGCTGGGCCAACCAGGGCCTGATCCGGGGCCTGATGCCCCAGAAGACCTTCGGCCACGTCCAGTTGACGCGCTTCACCCTGCCCGTGGCGACCTCGCCCACCTTCCCCGGCGGCCATGACACCGGCATCGGCGACCTGACGCTGATGGACCTCTTCATGTTCAAGGGCAAAGGCCTGGCCTACGGCGTGGGCCCGGTTCTGGTGGCTCCCACCGCCACCAACCACATGGGCACAGGCAAGTGGCAGGCCGGCGTCGCCGGCGCCGTCGTCGCGCCCCGAGCCTGGGGTCTGGCCGGCACGCTGGTCATCTACCAGACCTCGTTCGCGGGTCGGGAGAACATGCCGGGCGTGGAGACCCTCACGGCCCAGCCGATCGTCTTCTACAACCTGCCCAAGGGCTACTATCTGCGCTCGACGGGCATCTGGAACTTCAACCTGAAGACCGACGACTACTACATCCCCGTCGGCGCCGGCATCGGCAAGGTGTGGAGCCTGCGCCCCAAGACCAAGCTGAACGGCTTCATCGAGCCGCAGTACACCCTCTTCCACGATGGGGTGGCACCGCACTGGCAGATCTACTCGGGCCTCAACCTGCAGATCCTGTTCTAGGAGGCGGGGATGCTGGCCATGCCCATCAAGACCCTGCGCCTGGAGCGGGACGGTCTGGCGTTCGACGCCCTGACCTGCGGCGTGCCGGAAGACCCGCTGGTTCTCTTCCTGCATGGATTTCCGCAGTTCGCCTGGGCTTGGACGCCGATCCTCCAGGCGGTCGCCGGAGCCGGCTTCTGGGCGGTCGCCGTCGACCAACGCGGCTATGCCGACGGCGCGCGCCCGCCCAAGGTCGCCGACTACCACATTGACCGCCTGGTCGAGGACGTCTTCGGCTTCGCCGACGGCCTTGGCGCCAGGCGCTTTCACCTGGTTGGTCACGACTGGGGCGGGATCCTGGCCTGGCGCGCGGCAGCCGACCATCCCGAGCGGCTCTTGAGCCTCTCGGTGATCTCCACGCCGCACACCGACGCCATGCTCGAGGCGATCGCGCATGATCCGGCTCAGACGGAGATGTCGGCCTATATCGGCTTCTTCCGTCTGCCGGACGGCGCGGCCGAGGCCGGCATGCTCAGCGACGGGGCGGCGCGCCTGCGCTCGGCCTATCGCGGCATGCTCGACCCGGAGGACCTGGAGCGACATGTCGAGAGGCTGTCGCGTCCGGGCGTTCTAACCGCGGCGCTGAACTGGTATCGGGCCCTCGACTTCGAGGCGCGGATCGGTCCGGTCGCGGTTGATACGCTCTTCGTCTGGGGCTCGGCGGACCATGCGCTTGGTCCGGTCGCGGCGGCGGCGACAGCCGACTACGTGACAGGCCCCTATCGCTTCGAGCGTCTGGAGGGCGCGTCCCACTGGCTGCTCGAAGAGCGCGTCACCGAGGTTGCGCAGTTCCTGCTCGAGCACCTTGGTCAGGCGCGCGCCAAGGCGGCTTAGGGCTTGGCCGGCGCGGTCTTGACCAGGGGCGGATCGGAGACCTTGGCGGCGACGCCGCCAAGGGTCTGGCTTACCCCCACAACGATCGCGCCGGCCTTCTCTCCCAGTCGCGTCTTTTCCGTCTCCAGGCGCTGCCCGGCCAGCCGCGCGCCGAGGAGCCGCACGATCTCGGGCTGGGTGGCGAAGGTGTTGTGGTTGTAGCGGTCGCCGGTCTTGATGTGGCTGAGGTCGACAACCGTCACCCCGTCGAGCTTGGCCAGATCCGAGCGATAGGGCTCCTGCGAAAGATCGACCGCGCCGACCCGGCTGATGCCCGCCGCCAGGAATCGCGAGAGCCGCAAGGCCCGATCGTCCCGAGAGATCATGATCATCAAGGACGGCCGATCAGGGCCAAGGGCGCGGAACTGCTGGCGGAACACATCCACGTCGAGATCGGGTGCGGCCAGGATCACATTGTCGATCTTCGGATCGACCCGCCCTTCCCGGATCGCGTATTGACGCAGGGCCTCCATCGCCACCCAAGCGCCCATCGAGTGGGCCAGCACGGTGACTTCCTTGACCGACGGCGTGCGCACGATCAGGCGCAAGGCGTTTTCTAGCGCGTCACGCGACGCCGCCGCGCTTTCACGGTCGTAGACATAGCCCGTGATCGCGCCGCGCGAAGGCCAGGTGAACAGGACGGGTGCGGCGCGTGTGCCGGCGTCATGATTGACCTGTGCATAGCGGTAGACCGCCGCGTCGAAGGGCGTGTTGAAGCCATGGACGTAGACGACGACCCGCCCGTCGGTGTCGCGCGCCGAGAACCAGGTCAGCGCGCCGGCCGCGTTCGTCGGCGTGATCGAGAGGGTGGCGAAGTCCTTGGCCGGATCGACATGACGCCCACGCGGCCATTCGATACGGCCGGGCCGGTGGTCCGGCGGCAGGGATACATCGACGATCATCAGCCGGGAGTCCGCGCCCCGGGCGCCGGAAAAGACCTCGCCGGGTCGCTCGGACGCCCGCCGCGTGGAGACGACGAGGAGGCTTTCACGGGCGGCCGCCAGTGGCGGCGCGGTGACGATCGGCGTCAGGTGCGCATCCGATCGGCTCGCGCACGCTCCCAGCGTCAGGGACGCCAGCGCGATGAGGACCAGGCCGAACGCCTTGGCGCGGCCGCGTGGGTCGGTCATGGCCAGCGCCCCCGTGTGTGCTGTGGATCAGTTGGCCGCGTCGAGCATTTCGCTGAACGCCGAGCCCAGCTTTTTCAGGCGCGTGATGTCGCGCACGGTCAGTTCAGGATTGGAGACGTAGAAGAAGTCGGCGCCGAAGAGATTGGCCAGGATCGTCTCGATCGTCTCCTGGTCCTGGCTGCTGGTGTAGCCCTCCCAAATGCCGACGAGCAGGCTGTCGAACCAGGGGCCGGCCTCGCGCAGGATGTCGGCGATGTAGGGCTTGAAGTCGCCGTCGAAGGTCACGGCGAACAGCAGGCGCGTGTCGTTGTCGAAGAGCGTGATACGCAGGTCATGCACGGTGCCGACCCGGCCTTCCCAGTAGGCCGCCTCGGCTTGGAATTGCGGCAGGCGCTGGCGGAAGAGCTCGGCGCCGCCGGGCAAGACCTTGCCGATGACGGTGGCCTCGCCGCGCTTTTCGATCCGCAGGCCCGGACCATCGGGCTGGGGGATGACGTTCTGGGCCAGGGCGGTCCGCTCGTTGGGGACGATGTCGCTCACCAGTTGCTCCTAAGCTTTGGCTCATCGGCGCCGTGCCGATCGGCGGGCAGACTGACCCGGCCCGATCGGGGTTTGCAGTGAGTGGCCGCGCCTAACCGTTACCCCGTGGTGGTCGGGGCCGCTTGGCTGGGCCCCGGCGCATGCGCAGGAGCCTGCGGACGCCCTCGATCAAGGACCCGCGCGCGCCGGCCTCTGGTCCTGCCAAGGCCGCGGCGCGACGATGGATCAGCCCAAGTCCCTGGCGTGCCGACCGTTCGAGAGCGGCGGCCAGTTCGGGATTGGCGGTGACCACCGGGGCGAGCGCCTCGCGATCCAACGCATAGACCTCGGCGTGGGTTAGGGCGCTGGCCGTGGCCTTCAGCGGCTCGCCGGTCAGCAAGCTGATCTCGCCCAGATAATCGCCGGGTCCCACGCGTCCCAGCTCGTCGCGCTCGCCGCCGGGAGTGGTTTGCGCCACCGCGAACACGCCCGAGGCGATGATGTAGAGCCGCGCGTCTGCCTGACCTTCAACAAAGAGGGTCTCGCCCGGTTCGAGGTGAAGGTGCTCGGCGCCCGTGGCCAGAATGCCGATCTCCTTGGGCGTCAGGCGCTCGAAGAGAAGCATCTCGGCGAATATGCGCTCGGGGGAGAGCGCGGTTCCCGCTGAGACCAGGGCAGCAGCCGCCGGCGCGTCGAGGTCATCGAACAGGCCCGCGTGGTGCAAGGAGCGCCGGATCTGGCGCAGGAGCAGGCTCTTGGCGCCGCCAAGCTCACGCGCGTCGTCGACGAAGAAGCCCACCCGATAACGATTGATCCGCAGGCCAAGGCTGGCCAGCACCACCTTGGGGGTGGGCGTCTCGGCGATGGCCGGACAGAGCATGACCGCCCGCTCGATCAGCTCGATGACGGCTTCTGGCCTGGCCGAGGCCGAGACCGGGGCCTCGACCTGTCCCGCGCGGCGAAGGCTCGGGGTCGAGCGATTGATGATCTCGGCCTTGGCCACCAGGCTGTTGGGGATGACGACGACATCGTCATCGTCGGTCTCCAGGCGGATGGATCGCCAGTTGAGCTGAACCACCTCGCCTTCAAACTTCTCGCCCAGGCGGATCCGATCCCCGACGCGGAAGGGTCCCTCGATCCCGACCGCGACCCCGGCGAAAACATCCGAAAGCGTGCTTTGGAGCGCCAGACCCAGCACCACGGCGATGACGCCCGAGGTGGCCAGCAGGCCTTGGACAGGGAGTCCGAGCACGCCATTGAGCACAGCGAAGACGGCCGCGACGTAGATGCCAGCGCCCATAAGATCTGAGACCAACCGAGTTTGCCGGTGGCTGCGATCGCGGCGCAGAACTAGCCGCAGGCCCGTGACGGCGGCCCGGGCGGCGAGCACCCACCAGGCTACAGCCAGCAGGCGCAGCCAGAGCGGCGGCGTCAGGTGGCCGGGCCCGACGACGAAGAACGGGGTTTGCCCGCGATGCCACAGGACCAAGGTGACCGTGGCGCAGGCCAGGAGATTGAAGCCGAAGCGGAAGGACAGCGGCACCCGGCGCGGATAGGTCGCCAAGACGGCGGCGACCGCCAGGGCGATCACCCAGGAAGAGGTCATGCGGGCGGATCCTCGTGGCGCAAGACGCGCGTCCTGCCTTACGCGAGGTTGGGGCGCCGCCGGCGTTAGAGGGGGATAGTGCGGGGAGCTAACGCCGGCGGCGTGCGGGGCCGCTCCTCGCTTGCGGGGGGTTGGGAGGAGCGGCCCAGGCCGGACCGTGGCTTGGGGGGGACGTCCGGCGAGATTGAATTTAGGGCTTCGGAGCCGAGCGAGATTGTATCTGAGCGTCGAAGCTTGGCGCCGGACGAGCGCAATCTGACGCCGCGTCTTTGCAACCCTTTAGAACGCTTGATTTCGCACTTGCACGCCCGGACGCGATGCTGCTCGCCACACCCTCTATGCGGCGGGAGAACCCGATGTCCGAAGCAAGCGCGCCCAGCTCCGAAGCGATCCGCGAGCAAGTCGGTCGGCTCAAGCGCTCGGCCGCTTTCGCCGGTTCGGACAAGCTCTTTACGTTCCTGCACTTCGTTGTCGAAGAGACCCTCCAGGGAAACGGCGCGGGCTTGAAGGAATGGGTGATCGGCAACGCTGTCTATGGACGCGATCCGCCCTACGATCCCCGCATCGATTCAACCGTGCGGGTGGAAGCACGGCGGCTGCGGCGCAAGCTGCAGGAGCACTATGCCGGCCCTGGACGTGAAGACCCGCTGCTCATCGGTCTCCCGCTGGGCGGCTATGGCCCCAGCTTTGAACCCAATCCAGCCGCCCGGCCCGAAGGCCCGACGCGGCGGGTGCGAAATGCTGGCGAAACGACCCTGGCCGTTATGCCGTTTCGGGCTCACTCGGCCCGCGAAGCCGATGGCCATTTCGCTGATGGGCTGACCGATGAGCTCATCCTGCTGGCCGCCGGATCATCCAACCTTCGCGTCGCCCCGCGCCTGGCGGTTTTCCAGTACCGGGACCGGGTGATCGCGCCCCAGGCCTTGGCGACGGCGCTGCAGGTCGAGGTGCTGGTTCACGGCTCGGTCCGTTGGGAGGACGCCAGCGTCCGCCTCACCCTGGAGCTTTGCGACGTCACCGGTTTCGTCGTCTGGTCCGAACGCATTGACGGCGCCGGCGATGATCGGCTGGCCCTGCAAGAAGAGCTCGCCGCTAGGGCCTGGATGCGCCTGGAGGCGGCGTTGGCGGCGCGCGCCAGGAGCTTCACGCCGCCAACAGAGGTGGCGATCCTGCGCCGGCTGGCAAGTTAGCGCGAGGCCAACTTGTCCGCGCCGGTCCAGCCGCCCCCCAGAGCTTGGTAGAGTCCGATCGCCGCCGTCAGGCGGTCTGCGTGGAGCTGAACCAGGTTCAGATCGGCCGCGAGTAGACCCCGCTGGGCGTCCAGTTGCTCCAGATAGGGCGAATAGCCGGCGCGATAGCGGCTCTCGGCGAGGGTCAGGGCCTGGGCCAGGGCGTCTCGCTGGGCCGTCGCGGCGATCTCCTGCTCGCCACTGCGTTGGACCGACGCCAACCCATCCTCGACCTCTCGGAATGCGTTGAGGACGGTCTTGCGGTAGGCGAAGGCGGCCTGGTCGCGACGGGCCGCGGCCTGCCCCTGTTGGGCCTTGAGGCGTCCAGAATCGAAGATAGGCGCCAGGATGCTGCCGCCGATCGAGAAGACGTGGACCGGATCGTCGATCAGGTCCGATGCGACATAGCCCCACGATCCATTGAGCTGAACATTGGGCATGAACGCGGCGCGGGCCGCGTCCAGGCCATGGTCGCTTGCCGCGAGCTGCTGCTCGGCCTGCCAGATATCGGGCCGCCGTCGCAGCAGGGCGGCGGGTTGGCCTGGTGAGATCCACGGAACAGCCAGGCTGTAGAGCCCCGCACCCCGCGCGATCGTACCGGGGTTTTCCCCCAGCAGCAGCCGCAGGCCGTCCTCCTGGCGGCGTCGGGCCAGCTCGACGGCGGGGATCAGCTGGAGCGCGCTCTGGTACTCGGCGCTGGCCTGTTTCAGCTCGAGCTGGGCGCCATAGCCGGCCTCGACGCGCCGCCGGATGAGCTTGAGGGCGCCTTCGCGCGCCGCGACGGTCTTCTGCAGAACCTCAAGGCGCGCATCCAGGGCCAGCAGCGTGACGTAGCCGCTGGCGGCCGAGCTGGCGATCGCCAAACGGACGCTGTCTTGCGCGGCTTGGGTGGCCAGAAGGCTCGACCGCGCCGCCGCGCTCGACGCCTTCAGCCGGCCGAAGAGGTCCAGGTCGTAGGCGGCTGAAAACTGCGCCTGGCCGGCGTGCTGTTCGACCGGTTGGCCGAAGGCGTTGAGCGCCCGCTGATCGGCGCCGCCGCCCGCGATGACGAGGTTGGGCCCACGCATCCCCTGAGCCAGATCGAACTGCGCGCGAGCTTCTTCGACACGCGCGGCGGCAAGACCAAGGTCGGGATTGTTGCTCAGGGCCTGCTCGACGACGGCCGCCAGGGCCGGATCGCCAAAGGCGGTCCACCAGCGCGGATCGACGCTGGCAGGCGTCAGCGCGGCCTCTCGCCATTGGGCGGGCGGGGCCTGGGTCGCGGCGGTGGGCGCTGGCGGCCGGGGTCCCGCGCAGGCGGCTAGGCCCGCGACGCTGGCCAGGAGAACAAGGCGCCTCATGGCCGGCCCCGCGTATCGACCTCGGCTTCGACCGATAGGCCCGGCCGAAGGCGCGCGGCCTCGTCTTGATTGGGATCGATGACGATGCGAACGCCGATTCGTTGGGGAACCTTGACGAAGTTGCCGGTGGCGTTGTCGGGCTTGAGCACCGAGAACTCCGAGCCAGCGGCCGGCGAAATCCGCTCAATCCGACCGCTAAGGCGAGCCCCGCCAAGGGCGTCGACATAGAGGCGCGCGGGCTGGCCGACGATCATGTGGGCCGTCTGACGCTCCTTGAAGTTGGCGATCACCCAGCGCTGGGCCGGGACCAAGGCGACGAGCTGGGTGCCGTTTGTCACGAACTGGCCCAGACGCACGCCGACCTCGCCCAGTTGACCCGATTCCGGCGCGACGATCTGGGTGTGGGCCAGATCGATCTCGGCCATGCGGACTTGCGCCCGCGCGGCTTCGACCTGGGCTTCCAACCCGCCACGCCCGACATCGACCGTGCGAACGTCTTGCCGGGCGATCTCGCCACCGGCCATGGCTTGGCGGACCTGCGCCTCGGCTTGGCGCAGCGCCGCCAGGGTCTGGTCGCGCTCCCGAACCGAGATCGAACCGTCCCCCACCAGATCATTGGCTCTGCGCATGTCGGCCTGGGCCCGCAGGAGCTGGGCGCGGGCGTTGCCGAGATTGGCCACCTGACCTTCCAGCCCGGCGGTGCGGGCCGCGTGGGCTTGGCGGCTGTTGGCTAGGGCGGCCTCTTGGGCGGCGAGATTGGCGCGGGCCTGGGCCAGGCGCGCGACATAGGTCGCATCATCGATGCGCACCAGCAATTGGCCGGCCTTGACCACCTCGTAGTCGCGCACGAGCACCTGGGCGACGTAGCCGCTGACCTGCGGGGCGATCACCGTGGTTCGCCCCCGCACGTAGGCGTTCTCGGTCCGCTCCAGGTGCGAGCCGAAGGGCGGCAGTTTCCAGGCGTTGAGGACCAGGAGCACGGCGATCAGCCCGATCAGCACGATGCCGATGACCAGCCACGGCGGACGCGGGCGGGGGCGCCAGACGTGGGCGGGTTCATCCAGGGCGGCGTCGGTCATGAGGAGGTCTC
Encoded proteins:
- a CDS encoding alpha/beta fold hydrolase, with product MLAMPIKTLRLERDGLAFDALTCGVPEDPLVLFLHGFPQFAWAWTPILQAVAGAGFWAVAVDQRGYADGARPPKVADYHIDRLVEDVFGFADGLGARRFHLVGHDWGGILAWRAAADHPERLLSLSVISTPHTDAMLEAIAHDPAQTEMSAYIGFFRLPDGAAEAGMLSDGAARLRSAYRGMLDPEDLERHVERLSRPGVLTAALNWYRALDFEARIGPVAVDTLFVWGSADHALGPVAAAATADYVTGPYRFERLEGASHWLLEERVTEVAQFLLEHLGQARAKAA
- a CDS encoding alpha/beta hydrolase, producing MTDPRGRAKAFGLVLIALASLTLGACASRSDAHLTPIVTAPPLAAARESLLVVSTRRASERPGEVFSGARGADSRLMIVDVSLPPDHRPGRIEWPRGRHVDPAKDFATLSITPTNAAGALTWFSARDTDGRVVVYVHGFNTPFDAAVYRYAQVNHDAGTRAAPVLFTWPSRGAITGYVYDRESAAASRDALENALRLIVRTPSVKEVTVLAHSMGAWVAMEALRQYAIREGRVDPKIDNVILAAPDLDVDVFRQQFRALGPDRPSLMIMISRDDRALRLSRFLAAGISRVGAVDLSQEPYRSDLAKLDGVTVVDLSHIKTGDRYNHNTFATQPEIVRLLGARLAGQRLETEKTRLGEKAGAIVVGVSQTLGGVAAKVSDPPLVKTAPAKP
- a CDS encoding mechanosensitive ion channel family protein; the protein is MIALAVAAVLATYPRRVPLSFRFGFNLLACATVTLVLWHRGQTPFFVVGPGHLTPPLWLRLLAVAWWVLAARAAVTGLRLVLRRDRSHRQTRLVSDLMGAGIYVAAVFAVLNGVLGLPVQGLLATSGVIAVVLGLALQSTLSDVFAGVAVGIEGPFRVGDRIRLGEKFEGEVVQLNWRSIRLETDDDDVVVIPNSLVAKAEIINRSTPSLRRAGQVEAPVSASARPEAVIELIERAVMLCPAIAETPTPKVVLASLGLRINRYRVGFFVDDARELGGAKSLLLRQIRRSLHHAGLFDDLDAPAAAALVSAGTALSPERIFAEMLLFERLTPKEIGILATGAEHLHLEPGETLFVEGQADARLYIIASGVFAVAQTTPGGERDELGRVGPGDYLGEISLLTGEPLKATASALTHAEVYALDREALAPVVTANPELAAALERSARQGLGLIHRRAAALAGPEAGARGSLIEGVRRLLRMRRGPAKRPRPPRGNG
- a CDS encoding efflux transporter outer membrane subunit; protein product: MRRLVLLASVAGLAACAGPRPPAPTAATQAPPAQWREAALTPASVDPRWWTAFGDPALAAVVEQALSNNPDLGLAAARVEEARAQFDLAQGMRGPNLVIAGGGADQRALNAFGQPVEQHAGQAQFSAAYDLDLFGRLKASSAAARSSLLATQAAQDSVRLAIASSAASGYVTLLALDARLEVLQKTVAAREGALKLIRRRVEAGYGAQLELKQASAEYQSALQLIPAVELARRRQEDGLRLLLGENPGTIARGAGLYSLAVPWISPGQPAALLRRRPDIWQAEQQLAASDHGLDAARAAFMPNVQLNGSWGYVASDLIDDPVHVFSIGGSILAPIFDSGRLKAQQGQAAARRDQAAFAYRKTVLNAFREVEDGLASVQRSGEQEIAATAQRDALAQALTLAESRYRAGYSPYLEQLDAQRGLLAADLNLVQLHADRLTAAIGLYQALGGGWTGADKLASR
- a CDS encoding HlyD family secretion protein; its protein translation is MTDAALDEPAHVWRPRPRPPWLVIGIVLIGLIAVLLVLNAWKLPPFGSHLERTENAYVRGRTTVIAPQVSGYVAQVLVRDYEVVKAGQLLVRIDDATYVARLAQARANLAAQEAALANSRQAHAARTAGLEGQVANLGNARAQLLRAQADMRRANDLVGDGSISVRERDQTLAALRQAEAQVRQAMAGGEIARQDVRTVDVGRGGLEAQVEAARAQVRMAEIDLAHTQIVAPESGQLGEVGVRLGQFVTNGTQLVALVPAQRWVIANFKERQTAHMIVGQPARLYVDALGGARLSGRIERISPAAGSEFSVLKPDNATGNFVKVPQRIGVRIVIDPNQDEAARLRPGLSVEAEVDTRGRP